The proteins below are encoded in one region of Methanoculleus taiwanensis:
- the purS gene encoding phosphoribosylformylglycinamidine synthase subunit PurS, translating to MKYDVTITIALKEGMLDPEARAIRHALANLGFETEALRTARLFRLTLDAPSAEDAAAEAEKMCERLLANPVIHHYTVEVAE from the coding sequence ATGAAGTATGATGTAACCATAACCATTGCACTGAAAGAAGGAATGCTCGACCCCGAGGCGCGTGCGATACGGCACGCCCTCGCCAATCTCGGTTTCGAGACCGAGGCGCTCCGGACTGCACGGCTCTTCCGGCTCACGCTGGACGCACCGAGCGCCGAAGATGCAGCAGCGGAGGCGGAGAAGATGTGCGAACGCCTGCTCGCAAACCCCGTCATCCACCACTACACTGTTGAGGTCGCAGAATGA
- the purC gene encoding phosphoribosylaminoimidazolesuccinocarboxamide synthase, with amino-acid sequence MKQLDLLYQGKAKSVYRSDEQGTLIMRFRDDITAFDGEKKDVLGGKGGYNTEVSAFFFRYLEERGIKTHFLGMIDPITMAVRDLTMIPLEVIVRNVAAGSIVRRYPFTEGAPLDPPVIVIDYKDDSRHDPMLNDDLILALRLTTREELDQIKANALAINELLKDHLDARGIILVDFKMEFGRRDGTIHLGDEISMDSMRLWDKETRQSMDKDVYRFNKGDVMTEYAKVAKRIIS; translated from the coding sequence ATGAAGCAACTTGACCTTCTGTATCAGGGCAAGGCAAAATCCGTCTACCGGTCGGATGAACAGGGCACCCTGATCATGCGGTTCCGGGACGACATCACGGCGTTTGACGGCGAGAAGAAAGACGTACTCGGGGGAAAAGGCGGGTACAACACCGAAGTCTCCGCATTCTTCTTCCGGTACCTCGAGGAGCGCGGGATAAAGACCCACTTCCTCGGCATGATCGATCCGATCACGATGGCTGTCAGGGATCTAACGATGATCCCGCTCGAAGTCATCGTCCGGAACGTTGCGGCCGGTTCCATCGTGCGGCGCTACCCCTTCACCGAGGGAGCGCCCCTCGATCCGCCCGTGATCGTGATCGACTACAAAGACGACTCCCGGCACGACCCGATGCTCAACGACGACCTGATCCTGGCACTCCGGCTCACGACCCGCGAGGAACTCGACCAGATCAAGGCAAACGCACTGGCCATCAACGAACTGCTCAAAGACCACCTCGACGCACGCGGCATCATCCTTGTCGACTTCAAAATGGAGTTCGGGCGCCGCGACGGCACCATCCACCTCGGCGACGAGATCAGCATGGACTCAATGCGGCTCTGGGACAAGGAAACCCGTCAGTCGATGGACAAAGACGTATACCGGTTCAACAAAGGAGACGTTATGACCGAATACGCAAAGGTGGCGAAGCGTATTATCTCCTGA
- the cofG gene encoding 7,8-didemethyl-8-hydroxy-5-deazariboflavin synthase CofG, producing MHRRQITFSKNVFLPLTSVCFNRCSYCCFQTPVGDGCIMPPADVLATLERGAALGCTEALFTFGERPGKVPGFSERLALLGYADILDYCYDLCRASIDAGLLPHTNAGILSYAELERLREVNASMGLMLETTADVPAHAASPGKEPAVRIEMMENAGKLRIPFTTGILIGIGETEDDREESLRVIRDLHRRYDHIQEVIVQNFCPKVGTPMEHARVPGSEELCTTIALAREILPPEVAVQIPPNLADAARLIDCGVNDLGGVSPLTIDYVNPEHPWPEMDELRRVAGDAVLKERLCIYPRFIKKGWVSPALKPLVDELCARLDAVGSGGEP from the coding sequence ATGCACCGCCGGCAGATCACCTTCTCAAAGAACGTGTTCCTCCCCTTAACGAGCGTCTGCTTCAACCGTTGCAGTTACTGCTGCTTCCAGACCCCGGTCGGGGATGGATGCATCATGCCGCCTGCCGACGTCCTCGCCACCCTGGAGCGGGGGGCCGCCCTCGGATGCACGGAGGCGCTCTTCACGTTTGGGGAGCGCCCGGGAAAAGTCCCGGGGTTCTCCGAACGGCTCGCGCTCCTCGGGTACGCCGATATCCTCGACTACTGCTACGACCTCTGCAGGGCGAGCATCGATGCAGGCCTGCTGCCGCATACCAACGCCGGGATCCTGTCATACGCGGAACTCGAGCGGCTCCGTGAGGTCAACGCCAGCATGGGTCTGATGCTCGAGACGACGGCCGACGTTCCGGCGCATGCCGCATCGCCCGGAAAAGAACCGGCGGTGCGGATCGAGATGATGGAGAATGCAGGAAAACTCCGGATACCGTTCACCACCGGCATCCTCATCGGGATCGGCGAGACCGAAGACGACCGTGAAGAGTCGCTCCGGGTGATCCGCGACCTCCACCGGCGTTACGACCATATCCAGGAGGTCATCGTCCAGAACTTCTGCCCGAAAGTCGGGACGCCGATGGAGCATGCCCGCGTACCGGGCAGCGAGGAACTCTGCACCACCATCGCGCTTGCACGGGAGATCCTCCCGCCGGAGGTGGCGGTGCAGATCCCCCCGAACCTCGCCGACGCCGCACGCCTCATCGACTGCGGCGTGAACGACCTCGGCGGGGTATCCCCCCTCACCATCGACTACGTCAACCCGGAGCATCCCTGGCCGGAGATGGACGAACTCCGCCGGGTCGCGGGTGACGCAGTCCTGAAAGAGCGCCTCTGCATCTACCCCCGGTTCATCAAGAAAGGGTGGGTGTCCCCGGCGCTCAAGCCGCTCGTGGACGAGCTTTGTGCCCGTCTTGATGCCGTCGGAAGTGGCGGCGAACCATAA
- the cofC gene encoding 2-phospho-L-lactate guanylyltransferase, which yields MYFHALIPFKPVNPKTRLSCVLSQEEREAFARAMLDDVIAAVLKSGCSATLLCTSAFERGDALVAVRKEPLNEAINWALAQFHCPALIIMADLPLVRAGDIQRLVSTGKDMAIVPGRGGGTNAIFLKKPRCFRADFYGASFLDHMRIAEECGFTVDVIDSFRMSTDMDEQEDLVEILIHGKGKSREYLEGLGFSLSIEKGRVSVKRSPHEEAL from the coding sequence ATGTATTTTCATGCTCTCATCCCCTTCAAGCCGGTTAACCCAAAGACCCGGCTTTCCTGCGTTCTCAGTCAGGAGGAACGCGAGGCGTTTGCACGAGCGATGCTCGACGACGTCATCGCCGCCGTGCTGAAGTCCGGGTGCAGCGCGACGCTCCTCTGTACGAGTGCCTTCGAGCGTGGCGATGCTCTGGTCGCCGTTCGCAAAGAGCCGCTTAACGAGGCAATCAACTGGGCGCTCGCCCAGTTCCACTGCCCGGCACTCATCATCATGGCCGATCTCCCGCTCGTGCGGGCAGGCGACATCCAGCGCCTCGTCTCGACCGGGAAGGATATGGCCATCGTACCGGGGCGGGGCGGGGGCACGAATGCGATCTTCTTAAAGAAACCCCGCTGCTTCCGCGCCGACTTCTACGGGGCGAGTTTCCTCGATCATATGCGGATCGCTGAGGAATGCGGGTTTACCGTGGATGTCATCGACTCGTTCCGGATGTCGACGGATATGGATGAACAGGAGGATCTCGTTGAGATTCTCATCCACGGAAAAGGGAAGAGCAGGGAGTATCTAGAGGGGCTTGGTTTTTCCCTCTCGATCGAGAAGGGCAGGGTTAGCGTGAAGCGCAGTCCCCATGAAGAGGCACTCTGA
- the cofE gene encoding coenzyme F420-0:L-glutamate ligase, whose product MKENVFCVYGLKTELIHAGDDMVDHLIDASADAGCGAFRDGDIIVIAESAVATAEGRIVALDSVEPSAAATALGAQHRIDPRLAEIVLSESEKVVGGIDGFLLCLKNGTLLPNAGIDASNAPAGSVVLLPADPDKSAARIREGIRKRCGADTGVIVADSRTHAMRLGSSGVAIGCSGLLAVIDECGRTDLFGRELHVTKRAVADCIASAAELVMGEADECVPAAVVRGSGLPIGDYTGIATIDASECLFMGTALHANPALLDREGKTKPL is encoded by the coding sequence ATGAAAGAAAATGTATTCTGCGTCTACGGCCTCAAGACCGAACTCATACACGCCGGCGACGATATGGTCGATCACCTGATCGACGCCTCCGCTGATGCCGGGTGCGGCGCTTTCCGTGACGGCGACATCATCGTCATCGCCGAGTCGGCGGTCGCCACCGCAGAGGGAAGAATCGTCGCTCTCGATTCAGTTGAGCCGTCGGCGGCCGCAACCGCCCTCGGCGCGCAACACCGGATAGACCCCCGCCTCGCAGAGATCGTCCTCTCCGAGAGCGAGAAGGTGGTCGGAGGAATCGACGGGTTCCTGCTCTGCCTGAAGAACGGAACGCTTCTCCCGAACGCTGGGATCGACGCATCGAACGCCCCCGCTGGCTCGGTCGTCCTCCTCCCCGCCGACCCCGACAAAAGCGCGGCGAGGATACGCGAAGGGATCCGGAAACGGTGCGGCGCCGATACGGGAGTGATCGTGGCCGACAGCCGGACACACGCCATGCGCCTCGGATCGAGCGGCGTCGCCATCGGGTGCTCGGGACTTCTGGCGGTTATCGACGAGTGCGGCAGAACCGATCTCTTCGGCAGGGAACTGCACGTCACGAAGCGTGCCGTCGCCGACTGCATTGCTTCCGCAGCGGAACTCGTCATGGGCGAAGCCGATGAGTGCGTCCCGGCCGCGGTCGTCCGCGGATCGGGTCTCCCCATCGGCGACTACACCGGGATAGCCACAATCGACGCTTCAGAGTGCCTCTTCATGGGGACTGCGCTTCACGCTAACCCTGCCCTTCTCGATCGAGAGGGAAAAACCAAGCCCCTCTAG
- the folP gene encoding dihydropteroate synthase — MHICSVNQIPIGGSAPVRLMGVINASPESFFSGSYTATPDIRDRAFAMHDRGADFIDIGARSTAPGAPPLTVAGEAERIDSALGELDGSGLTISVDTMHPEVLRVCLKHEIHAINDINGLADREYATIATDSGLPVFAMASVARPGDAVGFDATMQALATVVGRCEEHEIEEFILDPGVGRWIPERGSEEDWELCRNFHAFTAFDRPLLAAVSRKSLLGDLLGKPPEERLAGTLALTMMLVERGAAVVRSHDVAETADLLAVYQKMVEQ; from the coding sequence ATGCATATCTGTTCTGTAAATCAGATCCCGATAGGCGGCAGTGCCCCCGTCCGCCTCATGGGCGTGATCAACGCCAGCCCCGAATCATTTTTTTCCGGATCGTATACCGCAACTCCGGACATCCGAGACCGGGCTTTTGCGATGCACGACCGGGGAGCGGATTTTATCGATATCGGCGCCCGGAGCACCGCCCCGGGTGCACCGCCCCTGACCGTAGCCGGGGAGGCGGAACGGATCGACTCGGCACTCGGCGAGCTCGACGGGTCCGGGCTTACCATCTCGGTCGACACGATGCACCCGGAGGTGCTCCGCGTCTGCTTAAAGCACGAGATCCATGCGATCAATGATATTAACGGGCTTGCCGACAGGGAGTATGCAACAATTGCAACCGATTCAGGCCTCCCCGTCTTCGCCATGGCAAGCGTCGCCAGGCCCGGCGATGCGGTGGGATTCGATGCCACCATGCAGGCGCTCGCGACAGTCGTCGGCCGCTGCGAGGAGCATGAGATCGAGGAGTTCATCCTCGACCCCGGCGTCGGGAGGTGGATTCCGGAACGGGGAAGCGAGGAGGACTGGGAGCTCTGCAGGAACTTCCATGCCTTCACCGCATTCGATCGCCCGCTCCTTGCAGCGGTCTCGCGAAAATCACTCCTCGGCGATCTGCTCGGGAAACCTCCTGAGGAGCGTCTTGCCGGCACCCTTGCACTCACCATGATGCTCGTCGAGCGCGGAGCGGCGGTCGTCCGGTCGCACGATGTCGCCGAGACCGCGGATCTGCTCGCCGTATACCAAAAGATGGTGGAACAATGA
- the folD gene encoding bifunctional methylenetetrahydrofolate dehydrogenase/methenyltetrahydrofolate cyclohydrolase FolD — MILDGKKVSEKRLEILKERIEESGLYPRLATIIVGEDPGSQLYVRMKHRACERVGIGSIGIELPEDTTTERLLETVARLNNDPDINGILVQLPLPKQIDTTRVIEAVSPEKDVDGFHPYNLGRLLAGTPVYAPCTPKGIMTILAEYGIEIAGKRAVVVGRSIDVGRPMAALLLNADATVTICHSKTQNLADEMRSADILVSAVGKAGFVRADMVKEGATVIDVGINYNENGKLCGDVDFEAVRERAGAITPVPGGVGPMTIATLMEQTFKAAERKACISVL; from the coding sequence ATGATATTAGACGGCAAGAAGGTCTCTGAAAAGAGGCTCGAGATACTCAAGGAGCGGATCGAAGAGTCGGGGCTCTACCCCCGGCTCGCAACCATCATCGTCGGAGAAGACCCCGGATCGCAGCTCTATGTCAGGATGAAGCACCGGGCGTGCGAAAGGGTCGGGATCGGTTCGATCGGCATCGAACTCCCAGAAGACACAACCACCGAGCGCCTGCTTGAGACGGTCGCCCGCTTAAACAACGACCCCGATATCAACGGGATCCTGGTGCAGCTCCCCCTCCCGAAGCAGATCGACACCACCCGCGTGATCGAGGCGGTCTCGCCGGAGAAGGATGTCGACGGATTCCATCCCTATAACCTCGGACGCCTCCTTGCAGGAACTCCCGTCTATGCGCCCTGCACCCCGAAGGGGATCATGACCATCCTCGCCGAGTACGGGATCGAGATAGCCGGGAAACGCGCCGTCGTCGTCGGACGGAGCATCGACGTCGGCCGCCCGATGGCAGCTCTTCTCCTCAACGCCGACGCCACGGTGACCATCTGCCACAGCAAAACCCAGAACCTTGCTGACGAGATGCGTTCCGCCGATATCCTCGTCAGTGCCGTCGGTAAGGCAGGGTTCGTCAGAGCCGATATGGTGAAAGAAGGGGCGACGGTCATCGACGTCGGGATCAACTACAACGAGAACGGCAAACTCTGCGGCGACGTGGACTTCGAGGCCGTGCGGGAACGGGCAGGTGCCATCACGCCGGTGCCGGGCGGGGTCGGCCCGATGACGATCGCGACGCTCATGGAGCAGACCTTCAAGGCTGCAGAGCGGAAGGCATGCATATCTGTTCTGTAA
- the glyA gene encoding serine hydroxymethyltransferase, with protein MSSLAEFDPEVADLIECERLRQLNGLELIASENVVSKNVLEAMGSIMTNKYAEGYPGKRYYGGCEYHDVVENLARDRLCELFGAEHANVQPHSGSQANQAVYFAYLNYKDRIMSQNLSQGGHLSHGSPVNISGKWYSIFQYGVDPETETLDYANLEAMARIVKPSMIVCGASAYPREIDFKAFQEIAESVDAYCMADIAHIAGLCATGYHNSPVGVVDFVTTTTHKTLRGPRGGAIMCRKEDAPAIDKSVFPGMQGGPLMHVITAKAVCFKEAMHPSFKEYCGQVIKNAKAIADVLAEEGLDIVSGGTDNHLILLDLTGLSTNGDHLTGLAAENALGEAGITVNKNTIPREQLSPFVTSGLRIGTPAVTSRGMKEAEMKQIAYWIARVLKDIARDKTSKKAISEVKAEVTALASRYPLYPEVI; from the coding sequence ATGTCTAGTCTGGCTGAATTCGATCCAGAAGTTGCAGATCTCATCGAGTGCGAGCGTCTGCGCCAGCTCAATGGATTGGAACTTATTGCCTCCGAAAACGTCGTGAGCAAGAACGTCCTCGAGGCAATGGGGTCAATAATGACCAACAAATATGCGGAGGGGTATCCCGGCAAGCGATACTACGGCGGTTGCGAATATCACGATGTCGTGGAAAATCTGGCGCGCGACAGGCTGTGCGAACTCTTCGGAGCGGAACACGCCAATGTGCAGCCCCACTCCGGGAGCCAGGCAAACCAGGCAGTCTACTTTGCATACCTGAACTACAAGGACAGGATAATGAGCCAGAACCTCTCGCAGGGCGGCCACCTCTCCCACGGATCACCGGTCAATATCAGCGGCAAGTGGTACTCGATCTTCCAGTACGGTGTCGACCCCGAGACCGAGACGCTCGACTACGCGAACCTCGAAGCGATGGCGCGGATCGTCAAGCCCTCCATGATCGTCTGCGGTGCGAGCGCGTACCCGCGTGAGATCGACTTCAAAGCGTTCCAGGAGATCGCCGAATCGGTCGATGCATACTGTATGGCCGACATCGCCCACATCGCAGGTCTCTGCGCAACCGGCTACCACAACTCGCCGGTCGGTGTGGTCGACTTCGTGACGACCACGACGCACAAGACCCTCCGCGGCCCCCGCGGCGGTGCCATCATGTGCAGGAAAGAGGACGCTCCCGCCATCGACAAGTCGGTCTTCCCCGGCATGCAGGGCGGACCGCTGATGCATGTCATCACGGCGAAGGCAGTCTGCTTCAAAGAGGCCATGCACCCGTCCTTCAAGGAGTACTGCGGGCAGGTCATCAAGAACGCGAAAGCGATAGCCGACGTCCTTGCCGAAGAAGGGCTCGATATCGTCTCCGGCGGCACCGACAACCACTTAATTCTCCTCGACCTGACGGGGCTCTCCACGAACGGCGACCACCTGACCGGGCTTGCGGCGGAGAACGCCCTCGGCGAAGCGGGGATCACCGTCAACAAGAATACCATCCCCCGCGAACAACTCAGTCCCTTCGTCACGAGCGGCCTCAGGATCGGCACTCCCGCGGTGACCTCGCGCGGCATGAAAGAAGCGGAGATGAAGCAGATAGCATACTGGATCGCCCGCGTCCTCAAGGACATCGCCCGGGACAAGACCTCAAAGAAGGCCATCAGCGAAGTGAAGGCGGAGGTCACGGCCCTCGCAAGCAGGTATCCCCTGTATCCTGAAGTGATATGA